The following coding sequences lie in one Arachis hypogaea cultivar Tifrunner chromosome 9, arahy.Tifrunner.gnm2.J5K5, whole genome shotgun sequence genomic window:
- the LOC112711198 gene encoding probable aspartic proteinase GIP2, which translates to MNIYIEVASLSLTINSSYQAYLILSHACFIFQSNMISSIRIILSLGSFLLLFISSTTAKTSFRPKALVLPVTKDISSSTPQYVTQIKQRTPLVTVNLTVDLGGGYVWVNCQHGYVSSTSKSVACGSAQCSLFGSSSCSGDKVKLCGGFPSNTVTGVSTSGDVRSDVVSVESTDGNSAGRAVTVPKFLFICGSDVVQKGLPKGVTGMAGFGRTKVSLPSQFSSAFSFSRKFAICLSSGTINSKGVIILGDAPYNFGYLNSDISKALNFTPLITNPVSTAPISSLGEPSYEYFIGVKSIVISDKEVPLNKSLLSINKNGVGGTKISTVNPYGILETSIYKAVSKAFVKAVGVKTVSPVSPFGTCFTQHEIGSTQMGPAVPDIKLVLQNGVVWDIIGANSMVQFSNIDVICLGFVDGGSKPKSSQVGFIPMTGDQPTTSITIGGLQLENNLIQVDLARSRLGFRSIFSDHSNCANFNFTSSV; encoded by the exons atgaatatatatatagaagtagCTTCACTTTCCTTAACCATCAATTCATCATACCAGGCCTACCTTATCCTATCACATGCTTGTTTTATTTTCCAAAGTAACATGATTTCCTCAATTAGAATAATCCTCTCTCTTGGTTCCTTTCTTCTATTATTCATCTCTTCCACCACAGCAAAAACCTCATTCAGACCAAAAGCACTTGTTCTACCTGTAACCAAAGACATATCTTCGTCCACACCCCAATATGTAACCCAAATCAAGCAAAGAACACCACTCGTGACGGTGAACCTAACCGTGGATCTCGGCGGAGGATATGTTTGGGTGAACTGCCAGCATGGCTATGTGTCATCAACATCGAAATCAGTGGCTTGTGGATCTGCTCAGTGCTCACTCTTTGGCTCATCATCATGCAGTGGTGACAAAGTCAAATTGTGTGGTGGATTTCCAAGCAACACTGTCACTGGTGTTTCAACATCTGGTGATGTTCGCTCGGATGTTGTTAGTGTTGAATCCACCGATGGAAACTCTGCAGGAAGAGCTGTTACTGTTCCAAAATTTCTCTTCATTTGTGGATCAGATGTTGTCCAAAAAGGCCTTCCTAAGGGTGTAACAG GTATGGCTGGTTTTGGTAGGACCAAAGTGTCACTCCCTTCACAATTTTCATCTGCCTTCAGCTTCTCAAGAAAATTTGCAATTTGCTTGAGCTCCGGCACCATAAACTCAAAGGGTGTAATCATCTTGGGTGATGCACCATACAACTTTGGTTACTTGAACAGTGATATTTCTAAAGCCCTCAATTTCACCCCACTAATCACAAACCCAGTAAGCACTGCTCCAATCTCATCCCTCGGGGAACCCTCGTACGAATACTTCATTGGTGTGAAATCAATTGTAATTTCCGACAAGGAAGTGCCATTGAACAAATCCCTCTTGTCCATAAACAAAAACGGTGTCGGTGGAACAAAGATTAGTACTGTGAATCCGTACGGCATTCTAGAGACATCTATTTACAAGGCTGTTTCTAAGGCCTTTGTGAAAGCTGTTGGGGTCAAAACAGTTTCACCTGTGAGCCCATTTGGGACATGTTTTACACAACATGAAATTGGGTCCACTCAAATGGGCCCAGCTGTGCCAGATATTAAGTTGGTGTTGCAGAATGGTGTTGTGTGGGATATTATTGGGGCAAACTCAATGGTTCAGTTTAGTAATATTGATGTGATTTGCTTGGGCTTTGTGGATGGTGGGTCAAAGCCCAAATCTTCTCAAGTTGGGTTTATTCCTATGACTGGTGACCAGCCAACAACTTCAATCACAATTGGGGGCCTTCAATTGGAGAACAACTTGATACAGGTTGATTTGGCAAGGTCAAGACTTGGGTTCAGATCCATCTTCTCTGATCATAGCAACTGTGCCAACTTTAACTTTACCTCTTCTGTTTAA